Proteins encoded by one window of Lathyrus oleraceus cultivar Zhongwan6 chromosome 1, CAAS_Psat_ZW6_1.0, whole genome shotgun sequence:
- the LOC127093478 gene encoding uncharacterized protein LOC127093478, whose product MVVAEYAVKFEELVKFYPYYNGAGVEGLKYIKFENGMQTYIKQDTGYWEICGFPMLGHISANCQKPKKAQFVGKVFALSGIPFISIIDMGETHLFVSLDRADRYYTWNKLVGVQPCSYQLIRHDMSFPEFDASDKLFVYAKKVYDFMKDDIEVFMMLASMKEIRKDAIGGLPMVCDFLEVFPDDASDLPLKHEVEFAIDLVPEFSELKKQLEEFLKKKFVRRSVSSWGEPLLLVKKKDGNMRLYVDYGQLNKVTIKKYYSLPSIDDLMDQIVGAYVFSKIDLCSGYHQIHIKFDDILKTVFKMRYGHYEYSVMSFKVYNSLGVFMDYMNRIFQLYFD is encoded by the exons ATGGTCGTTGCTGAGTATGCTGTAAAGTTTGAGGAACTTGTGAAGTTTTATCCATACTACAATGGTGCAGGTGTGGAGGGGTTGAAGTATATTAAGTTTGAAAACGGAATGCAAACTTACATTAAGCAAGATACTGGCTATTGGGAGATTTGTGGGTTTCCTATGCTG GGACACATTAGTGCCAATTGTCAAAAACCAAAGAAGGCACAATTTGTAGGGAAGGTCTTTGCTTTGTCAGG TATTCCATTTATATCTATTATTGATATGGGTGAAACACATTTATTTGTTTCGCTTGATCGTGCTGATAG ATATTATACTTGGAATAAACTGGTTGGAGTTCAACCGTGTTCATATCAACTGATACGACATGATATGTCATTTCCAGAGTTTGATGCAAGTGATAAGTTATTTGTGTATGCTAAGAAAGTATATGACTTCATGAAGGATGATATCGAGGTGTTTATGATGTTAGCTTCTATGAAGGAGATAAGAAAAGATGCAATTGGTGGGCTACCAATGGTGTGTGATTTCCTTGAGGTGTTTCCAGATGATGCCAGTGATTTGCCGTTGAAACACGAAGTTGAGTTTGCcatagacttagtacctg AGTTTAGTGAACTGAAGAAGCAATTGGAAGAGTTTCTTAAGAAGAAGTTTGTTCGACGGAGTGTTTCGTCATGGGGTGAACCGTTGTTGctagttaagaagaaagatggtaacATGAGGTTATATGTTGATTATGGACAACTGAACAAGGTGACTATCAAAAAATATTATTCACTTCCGAGtattgatgatttgatggatcagaTAGTAGGTGCTTatgtgtttagcaagattgatttgtGTTCGGGTTATCATCAAATTCATATAAAGTTTGACGATATTCTGAAGACTGTGTTCAAAAtgaggtatggtcattatgagtATTCAGTGATGTCGTTTAAAGTTTATAATTCCCTTGGAGTGTTCATGGATTACATGAATAGAATTTTCCAACTGTATTTTGATTAG